The Bos taurus isolate L1 Dominette 01449 registration number 42190680 breed Hereford chromosome 18, ARS-UCD2.0, whole genome shotgun sequence nucleotide sequence CAGAAGAGCCACTGGccggccagtggctaagaccctgtgcccccaatacagggggcctaggttcaatccttgatcagggaactattAATAGATCCCAAACTAAAAGATCCCTCTGCTGAAACAAAGATCCTGTgtcctcaactaagacctggtgccgccaagcaattatttttcttttaaaaggacttccccggtggtccagtggttaagactccaccagtcaatgcagggaacatgggttcgatccctgctctgggaagatttcacatgccacgaGGCAACTAAactcatgagccacaactactcaaACCCGCTCTCTAGAGCCCgttctccacaacaagagaagttaccccaatgagaagcccgcacgcaactagagagtagccccgacttgccgcagctagagaaagcccatatgcagccagggagacccagcacagccaacaataaacgaagaaaattcttaaaaagaagggGAATCTGAAAAGGGGATTACTAAGGTCactgaacggagaaggcaatggcaccccactccagtactcttgcctggaaaatcccatggaccgaggagcctggtgggctgcagtccatggggtcgctaagagtcggacacgactgagtgacttcactttcactttccactttcatgcattggagaaagaaatggcaacccactccagtgttgttgcctggagaatcccagggacaggggagcctggtgggcttccgtctatggggtcgcacagagtcgaacatgactgaagtgacttggcagtagCAAGGTCACTGAGATAGTCAGAGTTGGTTGTCATCTCTCTGGCTCTCTGTTCCCCTCTgtctttgcctttctctgaccTCCCTGTCTCTCTGTCCCTGTCTCCCTGGGTCTCCAGTCTTTCCTCATCCCCCGATCCAACAGTCCAGCTTCAGATCACCTTTATCAcacccttcctctccctccacctGAGAGCACTTTCCAGGTCACTGCTCCTCTAGGCCGAGGCTAAAGGTCTTTGGGCTGAGGTATGCAATTTGGTGAATGAATAACTCAGGCCCCATTGTGACTGTGTGCCTGGGGcaactgcccctcccccacaggcTTTCCCCGGAGACACCCAGAGAGGGGAGACATGGAGGTCTGAAAAAGTAGCTGTAAGGGGAGACTGAGTCACCGCCCAGAGAGAGGGGACAATATGGACACAGGCAGGAGGAGCCCAGGGAAACCATCAAGGGAACTAAAAAGACAGTAAGACTCAAGAGACAAAGCACACTCAGGGCAGCACCTTGCGGGAGGCGGTCAGACTTGGGGCCCAGCTAGGCCCAGTTCCCCGGGTCCCAGCCAGACTGCAGTACACCCCCCAGGAGATGAGGTCAGTGAGCGGGCCTCACCCGCCTCCCGCCCCCCTCCCAGAGCCCCTTCCGGAGCTGAGTTCAGCATGACTCAGCACGGCTACTAGTCTGGCTCTGGGCCAAGACACCCCTTGAGGACCCCAGATACCAGCCTGACTGGCCTCCCCCTGATCAGGTGGTACCCTGCCCAAGATGCTTGGAGAAACTTCTCTGCAAGGAGGGGCCCTGACCTCTGCCCCCAACACCCCTGCAGCCTCAGCTTTCTGCCCCAGCCCGCCAGCTGCCTCCATTAGGGCACTTACAGAGGGTCAAATTCTTGTCTTTGTTTCTCCTTTCCCCCCAAAAATGGggagctccttgaggacagagtCCTGTTGTGAACCAGATCTGCCACACAGGCACCAGCCTGGCCCAGATACACGTTAAGAACGTCCATTGGTTGCAGACAGACATCCATCCACAGGTCCCCAGGCCCTTCTTGTTTACTCAGGAACCAGGGCTTCTCTGTGATCTTGAAGAATGTGTCAGGCAAGACTGGGACAACTTCAGAGAGGTTACTTCAGAGCCAAAAACGAATTCTCAGTTTCTGGCTGCCTTCAAAATAATCTTCAGGAAATCCAGTCTCAGAGAGACCCCCCCCCCCAAGTTCCGGTTCACCCCCTCCCAAACTCagttcccagaaaaaaaaaagagaggctcATAAAATAGCCCCTAGGTATTCCAAGTGGCCCAGACTTATCTTCCTAGGGCTCCAAAGGATTCTCCAAGACTCCTAACCTCTTTAAAAAGCCCTTACAAGACTTTCAGAAACATTTCCCCCCTCCCCACTATGGGGCTGAACCCCAGGGCTCTATAGCTGTTTTCTTAATCTTGCAGATCACCTCCAGGGTCTAAAGATCTTCCCCAGGAAGTTTCCACAAAAATATGGACTTCCACTGAACTCTAAAGCTGCAGAAACTTCCCCCGACTTTTGAACCCCAAGGCTCCAGGTCCTTGGGGTTCCAGAAATATCATCTCACAGTTTTCCAAACTTCTCACTGCTCCGGGGACCCTCTTATCTCCCAGAGCAATTTCCAGTCTTCTGGAGGTTTCCACACCTCTAAAGAACCCCCGGGGTTCCAGTAACGTCCATGCTCTGACACAACGCCAGAATCCAGCTTACTTTCCTGAGAGACCCCGGGGGACCCAGGGATCATTAGTTTGCAGAGCTCCCAGTGTCCTCATTAATCGTTCACCTATCAGCGAGACCCCTCCAGAATCCCTTGGCTTCCCAGAATTAGCCCCAAAGCCTTTGAATATTGCGAAAACCCCCAGCCCCCCATTTCCATTTCACAACTCCCTCCTGGTACAGGCGCGTGACTTTCCCACCTCGGGGCGGGGAGCTGGAAGCCCCATCTGCTCCTGATTGGTCACTCCCGGGCACTAGGTCCCGCCTCCCGCCACTGCAGATTGGCCGACCGCTCTCCCTGACCGCCCCACTTCCGAGGGCCCGCGCGCTATAAAAGAAGCCGCCTTGTCCACAGGCTTTTGAAGTGCGCTCGGCGGCCCCGCGGATCTGTCTCTTGCTTCAACAGTGCTTGGACGGAACAGACCCAGGGACGCCCCTTGCTCCAGCCTCCGACCACCCTCCAACCTTTTTTCCAGTCGCAACCTTCGGAGTCAGCCACTCAGCTGTCCGCGATCACCGGGACCAGCCACCATTTTTTAACTCCTTATTATTACCGACCAATCATGAGCTCCCAGATTCGTCAGAATTATTCTACCGAGGTGGAGGCCGCCGTCAACCGCCTGGTTAACATGCAACTGCGGGCCTCCTACACCTACCTCTCTCTGGTGAGGTTCCCCAAGACGCCCCCAGCCCAAGTTTCCCTCAGCTGCGCACCTCAGGCCCTCTGCGCACGCGCTGGCCTTCTTTGTCCCCTTCGATAGTCAGAAGGCAGAGTCCGGTTGCCTGGCCTCGCCTCCTGCTTACCATTGTTCCCGCCATCTCTTCCTGCAGGGCTTCTATTTCGACCGCGACGATGTGGCCCTGGAGGGTGTGGGTCACTTTTTTCGCGAATTGGCCAAGGAGAAGCGCGAGGGCGCGGAGCGTCTCTTGAAACTGCAAAACCAGCGTGGCGGCCGCGCCCTCTTCCTGGACGTGCAGGTAAATAGTGTGTGGGCAGCGGACTACATCTCCCAAGAATCCCTGCGCGAGAGACCCCTTGATTGTAGCGGTTTGGGTACTGCATAGGCTCTTGGGAGACTGAGTTCAGTCTTGTGTGGGTTATTTGTTATGGCTGGAAATGGAGGCGCAGCCGTTCACCCAAGACGCGGCGGTCCAGGACGCAGCGTGTGGTGTCTTGGGACGTGTAGTTTGTAGGATACTGAGGATGAAATATACACGCTCTTCGAGTTTTTTTTCTGGCTAAACCCTTTACTCTAGCAACTACTGGAAAATCAGTTTTTAGTCCTTTCTAGAGTggctagtcggagaaggcaatggcaccccactccagtactcttgcctggaaaatcccatggacggaggagcctggtaggctgcagtccatggggtcgctaagagtcagacacggctgagcgacttcacttttcactttcatgcattggaggaggaaatggcaacccactccaatgttcttgcctggagaatcccagggacgggggagcctggtgggctgccatctctggggtcgcacagagtcggacagaactgaagcgacttagcagctgcagagTGGCTAGTACTGAGCCGTTTCTGTTTTCGGTATAGAAGCCATCTCAAGATGAGTGGGGTAAAACCCAGGACGCTATGGAGGCCGCCCTTCTCGTAGAGAAGAACCTGAATCAAGCCCTGTTGGATCTGCATGGCCTGGCTTCTGCCCGCGGAGACCCCCACGTAAGTATCTCCTTTCACATCTGCCCATCCTAAGACCTTACCCAGAATGATACTTACATTCCAACTAAGCACTGACCATTTGAATGAGCAGATTTTCTTCTGAGCCTCCCTGCCCGATCTGTCCCATTATTAGATCTGTAAGTGGCaacattttctcttctgttccttAGATCTGTGACTTCCTGGAGAACCACTTCCTAGATGAGGAAGTGAAACTCATCAAGAAGATGGGTGACCATCTGACCAACCTCCGCAGGCTGGCTGGTCCCCAGGCTGGGTTGGGCGAGTATCTCTTCGAAAGGCTCACCCTCAAGCACGACTAGGAGCTTCTGGAGACCAGTGGCCATTGAAGAACCCACCTAACATCAGGGCTGCCTGAAGCCCCTCTCTGCAGCTACTAGGCAGCTTTTTTTAACACCCTGGAGCCCTCTCTCAAGCCTTGGACCATATGGAAACAATAAAGCTTTTTGCAGCATAtcctggttttgtgtgtgtatcatgGTGGGGAAAAGGTGGGGTCTCTTCATAAAGCTGGTTGGACTGGGCTGGCAGGGAGAAAGGAGTCTAAGACATAACACCTGTGGGGTGTTGTAGTAGTAGGTTCTCTGCTTCGCCAGGCTGTTAACTGCCCTTCGTAAAAGGGTAGAGCCCAGATTCCAGGGAGAGTTTGGTAAAACCTGGGGTTGGTAACTGGAAGCAGACAGCTGTTAATTAGTAACTAGAAACTGGTTCAGATGAGTTATGTTGCCAGGCACTTGCTGAGCTCCGAAAGTTACTGTCTGGCTCAATTCTGGGAGGTTCAGTATTAAAATTGCCAGCTCCTTTAGTGGGTGACTTGAGAATTACTGTGTAAATTACCCATGGTAATCACAATGCACACCCAGATCTGACCTCCAACGGCTGCTTGTGTGGAACTCAAGGCACATAATAGGTAGAATCCGGCCCGTGGGTCTGAACAGCTGAGACCACATCATGTGAAACAGGTACTGAGCCAGGGTTCAGGGCTCAGCACTATGAAATTgcccaaatgggaaaagaagcttGAAGATGCCTTAGCAGGCAGCTGCTAAGTCCaagcgggggcggggtggggggggaatgGGGACAAAAACTGACCTCCTACCCCCATCCTGTTTTTGGTAGACAAGCACCATGCCCTTTctgctggtgggggaggggacttCTGGTTTCTGGTACAAATAGTGGCTAACAGAAGGAAGATAACACGTCCAAATTCAAACAACCAGATCTTTCTACTCCCCTGAAAAGCGATTGGTTTGGAGATGCACATGTAGCCTAGGGAAGACTAGAACTGAAAGTTTTTTTCCACAAATAGCCATCCAGGGGACAGTAAGGCCAAAGTGCAGAGGCCAGAGTCCCTAGTAGAAACATGGTCTGAACTAGTGTTGTCCAACAGAACTTTTTGCAATGATGGAAATGTACTCTATCTGTGCTATCCAATAGGGTAGCCATGGGCCACATGTGGCCACCCTTGCATATGACTAGTGCTACTGAggaatttaaatagccacatatgGTTCATGGCTACCCTACAGGCCCTTTTTCCAGTGACAGCCCCTTTCTGCCAAAGAGCTTGAGCCAACTTTGGCACTTAAAAGTTGAGTCTAAAACAAGAGGTGCCTTTGAAATAACAGTGGAATCCAATGGCAAGCCAAATCTCTAAGACAGCAGAGTGAGACAAGGGAACAGGGACCCAGCCTTGGGCAGGGGGAGGAATAGGAGTAAAGAGGAGGGCGGGGCCAGGATTCAGGTCCACCAAGCCCTCACATCAGAATAGACCTGAgattcttaaatatatat carries:
- the FTL gene encoding ferritin light chain; translated protein: MSSQIRQNYSTEVEAAVNRLVNMQLRASYTYLSLGFYFDRDDVALEGVGHFFRELAKEKREGAERLLKLQNQRGGRALFLDVQKPSQDEWGKTQDAMEAALLVEKNLNQALLDLHGLASARGDPHICDFLENHFLDEEVKLIKKMGDHLTNLRRLAGPQAGLGEYLFERLTLKHD